A portion of the Candidatus Zixiibacteriota bacterium genome contains these proteins:
- a CDS encoding type II secretion system F family protein — protein MPIQFKYQAVSEDGLEEEGVFAAESSHQVIDHLAQQHLIPVSIEQIRATQPFAFWGFFRGTQYENLIMFTNNLRTMYRAGVPILRTLDIIRIGPPESRFNYAVTQMKLSLESGHQLSTSMEEFDDLFPRFYIASIAAGEESGKLDDILDELSDMLEKEMELTRQIKSGVRYPSMVVTALIAASIVMMTFVVPRFVEFYAAFDAELPVFTRLLIGASNFMAQYWPAFVAFLVVSVFVFRKLASQPKTRLVIDRSLLRLPVIGTLVVKGNVARFSLLFRILIQSGLPIVKSLDILIGSIKNSLIASEIGRLKELFSEGKDNRLLSEKFEGLPRLARQMIVIGLESGSLEKMLAEVGNHYSKEVQYMSRHLTSILEPILTIGLGAFVLILALAIFMPMWNLINVFKG, from the coding sequence ATGCCGATTCAGTTTAAGTATCAGGCGGTGTCGGAAGACGGCCTTGAAGAAGAAGGCGTTTTTGCCGCCGAATCCAGCCACCAGGTCATTGATCATCTGGCCCAACAGCACCTGATACCGGTTTCAATAGAACAGATACGAGCCACTCAGCCGTTCGCATTCTGGGGTTTCTTCCGAGGCACCCAGTATGAGAATCTCATTATGTTCACCAACAACCTGAGGACTATGTACCGGGCCGGTGTGCCGATTTTGAGAACACTGGATATCATTCGGATCGGTCCACCGGAGAGTCGGTTCAACTACGCAGTCACACAGATGAAGCTCAGCCTGGAATCCGGTCACCAGTTGTCGACCTCGATGGAAGAATTCGATGACTTATTCCCCCGCTTTTACATCGCCAGCATTGCGGCCGGTGAGGAGTCGGGTAAGCTCGATGATATCCTGGATGAGCTATCGGATATGTTAGAAAAGGAAATGGAGTTGACACGCCAAATCAAATCGGGCGTGCGATATCCGTCCATGGTCGTGACGGCGCTGATTGCGGCATCGATTGTTATGATGACTTTTGTCGTTCCCAGATTTGTCGAATTCTACGCTGCTTTCGATGCAGAGCTGCCTGTTTTCACCCGGCTGCTTATTGGCGCCAGCAATTTCATGGCGCAGTATTGGCCTGCGTTTGTCGCGTTCCTGGTCGTGTCGGTTTTCGTTTTCCGCAAGCTGGCATCCCAACCAAAAACCCGCCTGGTGATTGATAGGTCGCTTCTGCGGTTACCGGTAATCGGCACGCTGGTGGTCAAAGGAAACGTAGCCCGCTTTAGTCTACTGTTCCGCATCCTGATCCAGTCCGGATTGCCCATCGTAAAATCGTTGGATATTCTGATAGGCTCCATCAAGAACAGTCTTATCGCCTCGGAGATAGGCCGCCTGAAAGAACTGTTCAGCGAGGGCAAAGACAACCGGCTGTTGAGCGAGAAGTTCGAAGGTCTCCCCCGACTGGCGCGACAAATGATCGTCATTGGGCTTGAGTCCGGCTCACTGGAGAAGATGCTTGCGGAGGTCGGCAATCATTACTCCAAGGAAGTACAATATATGTCGCGCCATCTGACATCGATTCTGGAGCCGATACTTACGATTGGGCTGGGAGCCTTTGTATTAATACTTGCCCTGGCTATCTTCATGCCTATGTGGAACTTGATCAACGTCTTCAAAGGTTAA
- a CDS encoding ATPase, T2SS/T4P/T4SS family, which yields MKKKLGDLLVEKEYITEAQLQEGLREQVISGKRLGEVLVEREYITEDQLLETISDRLGVPRISLNQMVLDPQVTQKVSVDLARRYTLIPIFAIGNTLTLAMADPLNIVAIDEIKYVTGADIKRAVALSSEIRGAIDEYYSVADSLMGIIGTPAETEGSGADSVDVESEESETPVVKLVNLIITKAVKDRATDVHIEPEESRLRVRYRVDGVMREEATPPKSMQGELISRVKIAANLDVSEKRLPQDGRFVTTVDGNTVDMRVSTLPTIHGEKIVIRLLDRRNLLFNFNQLGFTATVEERWKNLIVQPEGLVLITGPTSSGKTSTLYATLQEINSVEKNIITVEDPVEYSLGLIVQIQINEKAGLTFPTTLRAMLRQNPDIIMIGEIRDSETARMAVRSALTGHLVFSTVHTNDAPSAITRLIDMGIEKYLVASAIKGVLAQRLVRLNCPECSESYWPSDNVLSRAMMIEMADAVDFQRGVGCVQCKNTGLKGLTGIYEYVEMTPTISEMILDGASLNQIKDEARRHGYVPLFEMGLEKVTSGKVCLEELIKETSNVEDWGDAAKPHAVSTVHADSV from the coding sequence GTGAAGAAAAAACTCGGTGACCTTCTCGTCGAGAAGGAGTATATCACCGAAGCTCAACTCCAGGAGGGACTCAGGGAGCAAGTGATCTCCGGAAAGCGCCTCGGCGAGGTGCTGGTGGAGAGGGAGTACATCACCGAGGACCAGTTGCTGGAGACTATATCGGATCGCCTTGGGGTACCGCGAATCTCGCTGAACCAGATGGTGCTTGACCCTCAGGTGACTCAAAAAGTCTCGGTCGACCTGGCCCGTCGTTATACACTGATCCCCATTTTTGCCATTGGCAACACCCTGACTCTGGCCATGGCCGATCCCTTGAATATCGTGGCCATCGATGAGATCAAGTATGTCACAGGCGCCGACATCAAACGCGCGGTAGCCCTCTCATCGGAGATTCGCGGGGCTATCGATGAGTATTACTCGGTGGCCGATTCGCTCATGGGCATAATCGGGACTCCGGCCGAAACGGAAGGGTCCGGCGCCGACTCAGTCGATGTCGAGTCCGAGGAGTCGGAAACACCGGTTGTAAAACTTGTTAATCTGATTATAACCAAGGCGGTCAAAGATCGAGCCACGGATGTTCACATCGAGCCTGAAGAATCCCGGTTGCGCGTGCGCTATCGTGTCGACGGGGTCATGCGCGAGGAAGCCACGCCGCCCAAGTCGATGCAGGGCGAACTTATCTCCCGAGTGAAAATCGCCGCTAACCTTGATGTTTCGGAGAAGCGGTTGCCGCAGGATGGTCGATTCGTGACCACGGTGGACGGCAACACGGTCGATATGCGCGTCTCCACCCTACCCACCATTCACGGTGAAAAGATCGTTATCCGATTACTGGACCGGCGGAATCTGTTGTTCAACTTCAACCAACTGGGATTCACGGCCACTGTCGAAGAACGCTGGAAGAACCTGATCGTTCAGCCAGAGGGTCTGGTGCTGATAACCGGACCGACTTCCTCGGGCAAAACATCAACTTTGTATGCCACCCTGCAAGAAATTAATTCGGTTGAAAAGAACATCATCACGGTTGAGGACCCGGTCGAATACTCGCTGGGCCTGATCGTGCAGATTCAGATCAACGAAAAAGCCGGGCTCACCTTTCCCACGACTTTGCGTGCCATGCTGCGTCAGAATCCGGACATAATCATGATCGGTGAGATTCGCGACAGCGAAACGGCGCGTATGGCCGTTCGTTCAGCCTTGACCGGGCATCTGGTTTTCTCAACCGTTCACACCAACGATGCACCGTCTGCTATTACCCGCTTGATCGACATGGGCATTGAGAAATACCTGGTTGCCTCGGCCATCAAAGGAGTGCTGGCGCAACGGCTGGTGCGACTTAATTGCCCCGAGTGCAGCGAGTCGTACTGGCCGTCCGACAACGTTCTGTCACGAGCGATGATGATAGAGATGGCCGATGCGGTCGATTTCCAACGCGGTGTCGGATGTGTCCAATGCAAGAACACCGGATTGAAAGGTCTCACCGGTATCTATGAATATGTCGAGATGACGCCTACGATCTCAGAGATGATTCTGGATGGCGCCTCGCTCAACCAGATCAAGGACGAAGCCCGACGCCACGGGTACGTGCCATTGTTCGAGATGGGTCTGGAAAAAGTGACATCGGGCAAAGTCTGCCTGGAAGAACTAATCAAAGAAACGTCCAATGTGGAAGATTGGGGCGATGCAGCCAAACCACACGCGGTGAGTACCGTCCATGCCGATTCAGTTTAA
- a CDS encoding zinc-ribbon domain-containing protein → MIVTGFEDKILICCECQEEFVFTAAAQDYFAERGYTDDPKRCKTCHTGYKKAQRADQSRFGAKRPEIGLSD, encoded by the coding sequence ATGATAGTGACCGGTTTTGAAGACAAGATTCTCATTTGTTGCGAGTGCCAGGAAGAGTTCGTCTTTACCGCTGCTGCTCAGGATTATTTTGCTGAGCGGGGATACACTGATGATCCCAAGCGGTGCAAGACGTGCCATACTGGTTACAAAAAAGCGCAACGTGCCGACCAAAGTCGCTTCGGCGCTAAACGCCCGGAAATCGGATTGTCCGATTAG
- a CDS encoding M6 family metalloprotease domain-containing protein: MTIFANYRLRLMRLMWPILVAVLLLIGSADAAPPHPGLILRLATGDAVLPYYLEHLDEARSKGIDQVRTGIGTAIKSANGSLSLSPNVVGQFRVLAILVDFDDNVAAVPGGSFDSLIFGSQGATVSEYYREVSYDLVQLASVDLPSEVGWQRAPEDYAYYVNNSNGTGAYPNNSQKLVEDLVDLVDPLVDFSNYDNNDDGEVDGLLVIHAGRGAEYGGGSDVIWSHKWNINNRYRDGVNISSYTIQPEFLSVPGDQTIGVIAHELGHVFGLPDLYDTDYSSNGVGKWGLMSFGSWLGPQGKGESPSHLCAWSKMQLGWLTPLDVIDALTAETILNAEQNDIAYRLYSADTVDGEYFLIENRQRIGFDSYLPATGLLIWHIDDAQSNNSGEWYPGLATSTHYQVALEQADGLYELEHKGDHGDAGDPFPGSFSRTSFNSSTVPSSDTYAGAVTTVFVENISFVGTVASADLSSGMSGGGLSGGGDDDEPLVPRKVELAQNYPNPFNPSTTISFTTGNAAHALVEVFNSLGRKVATLLDRNVPAGQTSVLFDAVDDNNGQLASGVYYYRIVIGKHEDSKKMVLIR; this comes from the coding sequence GTGACGATTTTTGCGAATTACAGGCTCAGATTAATGCGGCTGATGTGGCCTATCCTGGTTGCGGTATTGCTTCTGATCGGGTCGGCAGATGCAGCCCCGCCGCATCCGGGATTGATTTTGCGTCTGGCCACCGGCGACGCGGTACTTCCCTACTATTTGGAACATCTCGATGAGGCTCGCTCCAAGGGGATCGACCAGGTCCGGACCGGCATCGGCACAGCGATCAAAAGTGCCAATGGGTCACTTTCCTTGTCGCCCAATGTTGTCGGTCAATTCAGGGTGCTGGCTATCCTGGTTGACTTCGATGACAACGTTGCGGCGGTACCGGGTGGTAGTTTCGACAGTCTGATTTTTGGGAGTCAGGGCGCTACAGTGAGCGAGTACTACCGCGAAGTATCATACGACCTGGTTCAGTTAGCTTCGGTTGACCTGCCTTCGGAGGTGGGTTGGCAACGGGCGCCTGAGGATTACGCATATTATGTCAACAACAGCAACGGCACCGGCGCCTATCCGAACAACAGTCAAAAATTGGTCGAGGACTTAGTCGACCTGGTCGATCCGCTGGTCGATTTCAGCAATTACGACAACAACGACGACGGTGAAGTCGATGGCTTGCTGGTCATTCACGCAGGCCGCGGGGCCGAGTACGGCGGGGGTAGTGATGTAATCTGGTCACACAAGTGGAACATCAACAACCGCTATCGCGATGGCGTGAATATCTCTTCATACACAATTCAACCGGAGTTTTTGTCGGTACCGGGCGATCAGACGATCGGCGTGATCGCCCACGAACTGGGCCATGTTTTCGGGTTGCCCGACTTGTACGACACCGACTATTCGTCCAACGGCGTGGGCAAGTGGGGTCTGATGTCGTTCGGAAGTTGGCTTGGTCCCCAGGGAAAAGGGGAATCCCCGTCGCACCTTTGCGCCTGGAGCAAGATGCAACTGGGCTGGTTGACACCCCTTGATGTGATCGACGCGCTCACCGCAGAAACGATACTGAATGCCGAACAAAACGACATTGCCTACCGACTGTACTCCGCCGACACCGTCGACGGCGAGTATTTTCTCATCGAAAATCGACAGCGCATCGGCTTTGACTCATACTTACCGGCCACCGGTCTGTTGATCTGGCACATTGACGATGCGCAAAGCAACAACAGTGGAGAATGGTATCCCGGCCTGGCCACGTCGACACACTATCAGGTGGCGCTGGAGCAGGCCGATGGTCTCTATGAATTGGAACACAAAGGCGACCACGGCGACGCCGGTGATCCCTTCCCCGGCAGTTTCAGCAGGACATCGTTCAACAGCAGTACCGTTCCCAGCTCCGACACCTACGCAGGGGCGGTCACGACGGTCTTCGTTGAGAATATTAGTTTCGTAGGTACCGTTGCGTCGGCCGACCTGTCAAGCGGAATGTCCGGCGGTGGATTGTCCGGCGGTGGTGATGATGATGAACCGTTGGTGCCCCGGAAAGTTGAACTGGCCCAGAACTACCCCAATCCGTTCAATCCCTCGACCACAATTAGTTTCACTACAGGCAACGCGGCACACGCTTTGGTTGAAGTGTTCAACAGCCTTGGTCGCAAGGTTGCCACCCTGCTTGATCGGAATGTTCCGGCCGGCCAAACATCGGTGCTCTTTGACGCCGTTGATGACAACAACGGTCAACTGGCTTCGGGCGTGTACTATTACCGCATAGTCATAGGAAAACACGAGGATTCGAAAAAGATGGTACTGATTCGTTAA
- a CDS encoding DUF5723 family protein produces the protein MRITTTTNESPHRKRMFYSAACLGVTLLLLAGSALAGGQSSARSMAMSGAYMSLASGVDAARYNPANLGFQEYRQTGLELVGVGVNIANNSISLGDYNRYTGAILTDADKREILDKVPDEGLNLIADVEASAFSLSYNSFVFSVTGVGVADVNLSKDIIELVFNGNTFGKEIELTGSYSDAVAYVATGLSYGRQVAKIGHRRLAVGGTFKYIKGLAVEEISELEGGVTTLETGFSGDGRMIARTATGGSGYAVDIGGALELNRDYTVGLSIKNFLSNISWSGDAEEHGYLFSFDTMTADNMDEDYVVSEDYTKEIAGFSNKLPATMTIGIANVSGQLLWAVDWQQGFHTGNGASTKPRLAAGLEWNKFSVLPLRTGFAVGGNKGSVFSVGSGLHLGAFRLDFAAQTGSSFSPYSTRGLNFALATGVEF, from the coding sequence ATGAGAATTACTACGACAACCAACGAATCACCGCACCGCAAACGCATGTTTTACAGCGCCGCCTGCCTGGGAGTGACACTGTTACTCCTGGCCGGCTCGGCCCTGGCCGGTGGTCAGTCATCGGCGCGAAGCATGGCTATGTCCGGGGCGTACATGTCGCTAGCCTCCGGTGTTGACGCTGCGCGGTATAATCCGGCCAACCTGGGCTTCCAGGAATACCGTCAGACCGGCCTGGAACTGGTCGGAGTCGGCGTCAATATCGCCAACAACTCAATCTCGCTCGGTGACTACAATCGTTACACCGGGGCCATCCTGACCGATGCCGACAAGCGCGAGATTTTGGACAAAGTGCCTGATGAAGGCCTGAACCTGATCGCCGACGTTGAAGCTTCAGCATTCTCGCTATCGTACAACTCGTTCGTCTTCAGCGTTACAGGCGTCGGTGTGGCCGACGTCAATCTAAGCAAGGACATCATCGAACTGGTGTTCAACGGTAACACTTTCGGCAAAGAGATCGAACTGACCGGTTCCTACTCCGACGCCGTGGCCTACGTTGCGACCGGCTTGTCCTATGGTCGACAGGTGGCCAAGATAGGTCACCGACGTTTGGCTGTGGGTGGTACTTTTAAGTACATCAAGGGCCTCGCGGTCGAAGAGATATCCGAACTTGAGGGCGGCGTCACCACTCTGGAGACCGGTTTCTCCGGCGATGGACGTATGATAGCCCGCACCGCGACCGGTGGTTCCGGGTATGCTGTGGATATCGGCGGCGCCCTGGAACTCAATCGTGATTACACGGTCGGCCTGAGTATCAAGAACTTTCTCAGCAACATCTCCTGGAGCGGTGATGCCGAAGAGCACGGTTATCTGTTCTCGTTCGACACCATGACGGCCGATAACATGGACGAAGACTATGTAGTCTCTGAAGACTACACCAAGGAGATCGCCGGTTTCTCCAACAAATTACCGGCAACCATGACCATCGGTATCGCCAATGTGTCCGGCCAATTGCTCTGGGCGGTCGACTGGCAGCAGGGTTTCCATACGGGCAACGGCGCCTCCACCAAGCCGCGACTGGCCGCCGGCCTGGAATGGAACAAGTTCAGTGTTCTGCCGTTGCGCACAGGTTTCGCCGTTGGTGGTAACAAGGGTTCTGTTTTTTCTGTGGGATCAGGCTTGCACCTGGGAGCCTTCAGGCTGGATTTTGCAGCCCAGACCGGGTCGTCATTCTCCCCCTACTCGACCCGTGGTCTGAATTTCGCCCTGGCTACCGGGGTCGAGTTCTGA
- a CDS encoding YafY family transcriptional regulator, with translation MAASDPFEYGTNPILIVFEAVWWYIDGIAEDGPMGMTKYDRLLHILNLLRARRNMTAGRLAVECGVTERSIYRDILALSEANIPIYYDNGYKLASDSFLPPLNFDYDEYQFLKTATESTPLRTTDKYGAMAKRVQAKIEACLSDAVRKHSRFTPVAMHVDIPMTLEQERSELFYGDIEEAATNSRCLRISYDSIESGQTERVVEPYFIIFRGRAFYFVAYCRLRSQVRTFRLDRVSEVQPTEELFRRREDICAETYFDGSWRVFSGEPVKVVIRFSGAAARVVSMGNHHSDELIESADDGTIVYTVTCRGLQEIQRWILGFGREAEVIAPDELRNELAAIGAYLRDTYDA, from the coding sequence ATGGCTGCGTCAGACCCATTTGAGTATGGGACCAATCCCATATTGATTGTTTTCGAGGCCGTCTGGTGGTATATTGACGGGATAGCGGAGGACGGCCCGATGGGGATGACCAAGTATGATCGCCTGTTACATATTCTCAATCTACTGCGAGCACGTAGAAATATGACCGCTGGACGGCTTGCCGTGGAATGTGGAGTCACTGAACGATCGATCTACCGCGACATCCTGGCTTTGTCCGAGGCCAACATCCCGATCTACTACGACAACGGCTATAAACTGGCCTCCGATAGTTTTCTGCCCCCTCTGAATTTCGATTACGACGAGTACCAGTTTCTGAAAACGGCCACCGAATCCACACCGCTGAGAACAACCGACAAGTATGGAGCAATGGCCAAACGTGTCCAGGCCAAGATCGAGGCCTGTCTCTCCGACGCTGTGCGGAAACACAGCCGGTTCACTCCGGTGGCAATGCATGTCGACATACCCATGACTCTCGAACAGGAGCGTAGTGAACTTTTCTATGGCGATATTGAAGAAGCCGCCACCAACAGTCGCTGTCTGAGAATCAGCTACGACTCTATTGAGTCCGGCCAAACCGAACGGGTGGTGGAGCCATACTTCATAATTTTCAGAGGACGCGCTTTCTACTTTGTCGCCTACTGTCGGCTGCGCAGCCAGGTTCGTACTTTCAGGCTGGACAGAGTATCTGAGGTGCAACCGACCGAGGAATTGTTCAGGCGGCGAGAGGATATTTGCGCCGAAACCTATTTTGACGGTAGCTGGCGTGTATTCAGTGGTGAGCCGGTCAAGGTTGTCATTCGCTTCAGTGGCGCTGCCGCCCGTGTGGTTTCGATGGGTAACCACCACAGCGATGAACTAATCGAGTCGGCCGATGACGGAACGATCGTGTACACTGTGACCTGTCGTGGTCTTCAGGAAATCCAGCGATGGATTCTCGGCTTTGGAAGGGAAGCGGAAGTAATAGCGCCGGACGAGTTGCGCAACGAACTCGCCGCCATCGGCGCCTACCTCAGAGATACCTACGACGCTTGA
- a CDS encoding QueT transporter family protein has product MKRFTVKELASAGLIASLYTVLSLAFMPISFGVYQIRVAEALTVLPFLTRAAVPGLYIGCLLANIIGGMGWLDIVFGPLITLAAALITRGLYHLSRRPVTLLPAVVPVVLMWGGSIYLLNGGAVTINTVSGVGLSLLSLVLILFTEKKRAAGAATELVDWLLRALSMALALVAVFLLRQTDDTFVFLCGAITWLATPVVTALLARLWFSGDNPNLLIAPLPPVLLNAFGVSAYLAPLIGVSYWFSVQMVGVGQLIACYLIGLPILILLQRRKSVF; this is encoded by the coding sequence ATGAAACGGTTTACCGTCAAAGAACTCGCCTCAGCCGGACTGATTGCCTCGTTGTATACCGTACTCAGTCTTGCCTTCATGCCGATTTCATTCGGCGTCTATCAGATCAGGGTTGCCGAAGCCCTCACTGTGCTGCCCTTTCTCACTCGGGCCGCCGTGCCCGGTCTGTATATCGGATGTCTTTTGGCCAATATCATTGGCGGCATGGGCTGGCTGGATATTGTATTTGGTCCCTTAATCACTCTTGCTGCAGCCCTGATTACGCGCGGGCTTTACCATCTGTCACGGCGACCGGTCACGTTGTTGCCTGCGGTTGTACCGGTGGTTCTAATGTGGGGCGGGTCGATTTACCTGCTCAATGGAGGAGCTGTTACGATCAACACGGTCAGCGGGGTAGGGCTGTCGCTGCTCTCACTCGTCTTGATTCTGTTCACTGAAAAGAAACGCGCCGCCGGTGCTGCCACCGAATTGGTCGACTGGCTGCTGCGCGCGCTATCGATGGCTTTGGCCCTGGTCGCGGTTTTTCTGCTCAGGCAGACCGACGATACTTTTGTTTTTCTGTGTGGCGCGATCACATGGCTGGCCACGCCGGTTGTAACGGCGTTACTGGCCCGCCTGTGGTTCTCCGGCGACAACCCGAACCTTCTGATTGCACCATTACCGCCGGTGCTGCTGAACGCCTTCGGTGTTTCGGCCTATCTCGCACCGCTGATCGGCGTGAGCTATTGGTTCTCGGTGCAGATGGTCGGTGTCGGTCAGTTGATCGCCTGCTACCTGATCGGCCTGCCGATACTCATCCTTTTGCAGCGACGAAAGAGTGTTTTTTAA
- the eutM gene encoding ethanolamine utilization microcompartment protein EutM, protein MEAIGMIETRGLVALIEASDAMVKAAKVTLVRYEKVGGGLCTAIVRGDVAACKAATDAGAAAAQKVGELISVHVIPRPHDNVHEVFDTKLPS, encoded by the coding sequence ATGGAAGCGATTGGAATGATAGAGACCAGAGGTTTAGTCGCGTTGATCGAAGCATCGGATGCGATGGTCAAAGCGGCCAAAGTGACCCTGGTGAGATATGAAAAAGTCGGTGGCGGCCTCTGTACCGCTATTGTGCGAGGCGACGTTGCGGCATGTAAAGCGGCCACCGATGCCGGCGCTGCAGCCGCACAAAAGGTCGGCGAACTCATCAGCGTCCATGTCATCCCGCGGCCTCATGATAACGTGCACGAGGTTTTCGACACTAAACTGCCAAGCTGA
- a CDS encoding aldehyde dehydrogenase EutE yields the protein MADSDQNPAVDDIVRLVLKELDDAKSGSPEQSDTGATTAVCEPDDSCCLFSSLDDAVESARMAQRKFLDLSMERRGHIVETIRGRALESAERLGQLAVDETGLGKMPDKKNKIILCARKTPGPEDLKPEAFSGDNGLTLVEPAPWGVVGSITPSTNPPSTVLNNAISIISAGNAAVFNPHPSAKNVSGQMARLVHDAIVEAGGPENLVTCISQPTIESAQALWSHKHIDLVLVTGGGAVVKAAMVSGKRAICAGPGNPPVVVDETAILPHAGQCIVTGASFDNNVLCTDEKEIFVVDKVAHRLKREMIANGAFELDGIAIDKLTNLLVERDPDGQGYRHVGINRNFVGKPPDEILKQIDVVPPPGTKLVFFEAPWDHPLVMAEQLMPVIPMVRCKTVEEAMEKAVIVEHQYKHTFVMHSTSIVNLSNMAQLCRANIFVKNGFNMAGLGYGGEGFASMSIAGTTGEGITKASTFTRPRRCTLVDYFRIV from the coding sequence ATGGCTGATTCCGACCAAAACCCGGCTGTTGATGATATTGTCCGGTTGGTCCTAAAAGAACTCGACGACGCCAAAAGCGGCTCACCAGAACAATCCGACACCGGGGCGACTACGGCTGTCTGCGAACCGGACGACAGTTGTTGTCTTTTCAGCAGCCTTGACGATGCCGTCGAATCAGCCCGCATGGCCCAGCGCAAGTTCCTCGACCTCTCGATGGAACGACGCGGCCACATTGTCGAGACCATTCGCGGGCGGGCTCTCGAAAGCGCCGAGCGGCTGGGGCAGTTGGCGGTCGATGAGACCGGTCTGGGCAAAATGCCGGACAAAAAAAACAAGATAATCCTGTGTGCCCGAAAAACCCCCGGCCCCGAAGACCTCAAACCGGAAGCCTTCTCAGGCGACAACGGCCTCACGCTGGTCGAACCGGCGCCGTGGGGGGTGGTCGGATCAATCACACCGTCCACCAACCCGCCGTCGACTGTGCTCAACAACGCTATCTCGATAATCTCAGCCGGTAATGCTGCCGTTTTCAACCCGCACCCTTCGGCCAAGAATGTCTCCGGGCAGATGGCGCGACTGGTTCACGATGCAATTGTCGAAGCGGGCGGTCCGGAGAACCTGGTCACCTGTATCTCGCAACCGACTATTGAGTCCGCCCAGGCGCTCTGGAGCCACAAACATATCGATTTGGTACTGGTCACCGGCGGTGGTGCGGTGGTGAAAGCTGCTATGGTCTCAGGCAAGCGGGCCATCTGTGCCGGTCCGGGCAACCCGCCGGTCGTGGTCGATGAAACGGCTATCCTGCCGCACGCTGGGCAGTGTATTGTCACCGGCGCGTCGTTTGACAACAACGTGCTGTGTACCGATGAAAAAGAAATCTTCGTCGTCGACAAAGTAGCGCATCGTTTGAAACGCGAGATGATCGCCAATGGTGCATTCGAGTTGGACGGAATCGCCATAGATAAACTAACCAATTTATTGGTCGAACGCGACCCTGACGGACAGGGTTACCGTCATGTCGGGATCAACCGCAACTTTGTCGGCAAGCCGCCCGATGAAATCCTGAAACAGATCGATGTCGTCCCGCCGCCCGGCACCAAGCTTGTCTTTTTTGAAGCACCGTGGGACCACCCGTTGGTCATGGCTGAACAACTGATGCCGGTCATTCCGATGGTGCGCTGCAAGACTGTCGAAGAGGCGATGGAGAAGGCGGTCATTGTCGAGCACCAGTACAAGCACACTTTTGTCATGCACTCTACATCGATTGTCAACCTCTCCAACATGGCGCAATTGTGCCGCGCCAATATCTTTGTCAAGAACGGCTTCAACATGGCCGGTCTTGGATACGGGGGAGAGGGTTTCGCATCAATGTCGATCGCCGGCACCACCGGCGAAGGCATCACTAAAGCCTCCACCTTCACCCGCCCCCGCCGCTGCACTTTAGTCGATTATTTTAGGATTGTGTAG
- a CDS encoding RNA-binding protein, which translates to MNIYIGNMSFDTTEDQLREAFAGYGEVSTVNIIKDKYSGEPRGFAFVEMNGKEEAMAAITGLNGQDMNGRALNVNEAKPRAEGGGNRGGGGGRGRY; encoded by the coding sequence ATGAACATCTACATCGGAAACATGTCGTTTGATACGACAGAAGATCAGCTACGCGAAGCCTTCGCGGGCTACGGCGAAGTCTCAACCGTCAACATCATCAAAGACAAATATTCAGGCGAGCCGAGAGGTTTTGCTTTTGTCGAGATGAATGGCAAAGAAGAAGCAATGGCGGCCATTACCGGCCTGAACGGTCAGGACATGAATGGACGCGCGTTGAATGTCAACGAAGCGAAACCGCGCGCCGAAGGCGGCGGTAATCGTGGTGGCGGCGGTGGCCGCGGCCGGTACTAA
- a CDS encoding DUF5668 domain-containing protein translates to MVDKKMEADRRGMLVGGVIVLGVGLIFLLSNMGVLPHIGQMWPMFPIIVGVALIVGAFYKGKDTDDSGQIPG, encoded by the coding sequence ATGGTTGACAAGAAAATGGAAGCGGATCGTCGGGGCATGCTCGTGGGTGGAGTGATTGTACTTGGTGTCGGTCTCATATTTCTTCTGAGCAACATGGGGGTGTTGCCTCACATCGGACAGATGTGGCCCATGTTTCCGATCATTGTCGGCGTTGCCCTGATTGTCGGAGCCTTCTACAAAGGCAAGGACACCGACGACTCGGGCCAAATACCGGGCTGA